The Mycolicibacterium arabiense genome has a window encoding:
- a CDS encoding glutamate ABC transporter substrate-binding protein — protein MTLATGLALSATACGGGSSSDDGTIVIGTKFDQPGLGLRNPDGTLSGFDVDVATYIAGQLGFAPDKIEWKEAPSAQRETLIQNDQVEFIAATYSITDARKQKVSFAGPYLVTGQSLLVNADSTDITGADSLQNNKKLCSVAGSTPAQHIKDTYAGVQLQQYDTYSACVEALKNGAVDAVTTDETILAGYAAQRPGLFKIVGKPFSEERYGIGLKKGDTELQAKINNAITKMQADGEWKAAFDRNLGAGGVTAPVPPPLDH, from the coding sequence ATGACACTGGCCACCGGGCTAGCTCTCTCGGCGACCGCCTGCGGCGGCGGATCCAGCAGTGATGACGGAACAATCGTCATCGGCACGAAGTTCGACCAACCCGGGCTGGGGTTACGCAACCCGGACGGCACGTTGAGCGGGTTCGATGTCGACGTAGCCACCTACATCGCAGGGCAACTGGGCTTCGCACCCGACAAGATTGAGTGGAAGGAAGCCCCTTCGGCACAACGCGAAACACTGATCCAGAACGATCAGGTCGAGTTCATCGCCGCGACCTATTCGATCACCGACGCACGCAAACAGAAAGTCTCATTCGCCGGGCCCTACCTCGTCACCGGTCAGAGTTTGCTGGTCAACGCCGACAGTACAGACATCACTGGAGCTGACTCACTGCAGAACAACAAGAAGCTGTGCTCCGTGGCGGGCTCCACCCCCGCCCAACACATCAAGGATACGTACGCCGGCGTTCAGTTGCAGCAGTACGACACTTACTCGGCCTGTGTGGAAGCGCTGAAGAACGGTGCCGTAGACGCCGTCACAACCGATGAAACGATTCTGGCCGGTTACGCCGCCCAACGGCCTGGCCTATTCAAAATCGTCGGTAAGCCCTTCTCCGAGGAGCGCTACGGCATTGGTCTGAAGAAGGGTGACACCGAACTGCAGGCCAAGATCAACAACGCCATCACCAAGATGCAAGCCGACGGGGAGTGGAAAGCAGCCTTCGACAGGAACCTTGGCGCAGGAGGCGTCACTGCACCGGTACCGCCACCGCTAGACCATTAA
- a CDS encoding amino acid ABC transporter permease codes for MEIFSTYSDQIFQAFWTTIQLTVCSGAGALILGTVLAAMRLAPVPTLNWLGSAYVNLVRNTPLTLITLFCSFGLAQTLGMTLVDAQSLTSIEDSNFRLAVLGLTIYTASFVCETVRAGVNTVPLGQAEAARSLGLTFGQNLRMVLLPQAFRAVIIPLGSVLIALTKNTTIASAIGVGEAALLMKEMIEDTAALAIVGTIFALGFVILTLPMGFLFGWLGKQFAVVR; via the coding sequence TTGGAAATATTCTCCACCTATTCTGACCAGATCTTCCAGGCGTTTTGGACCACAATCCAATTGACCGTGTGCTCGGGCGCGGGAGCGCTGATCCTCGGCACTGTGCTGGCCGCGATGCGTCTAGCACCGGTCCCCACGCTGAACTGGCTGGGCTCTGCGTACGTCAATCTCGTGCGCAACACACCCTTGACCCTCATCACTTTGTTTTGCTCGTTCGGCCTGGCTCAAACACTGGGCATGACCCTGGTAGATGCACAGTCCTTGACCTCGATCGAGGACAGCAACTTCCGGCTGGCGGTGCTGGGATTGACGATATACACCGCCTCGTTCGTGTGCGAGACCGTCCGTGCCGGCGTCAACACCGTGCCGTTGGGTCAAGCTGAGGCCGCCAGGTCGTTGGGGTTGACCTTCGGTCAGAATCTGCGAATGGTGTTGCTACCGCAGGCATTCCGAGCGGTCATCATTCCGTTGGGTTCCGTACTGATCGCGTTGACCAAGAACACGACGATCGCCTCAGCCATCGGCGTAGGCGAAGCCGCTCTATTGATGAAGGAGATGATCGAGGACACCGCCGCACTGGCCATTGTCGGCACAATCTTCGCGCTGGGGTTCGTCATCCTCACACTGCCAATGGGCTTTCTATTCGGCTGGCTCGGCAAGCAATTCGCGGTGGTCCGATGA
- a CDS encoding amino acid ABC transporter permease, protein MSGTSNLFDIPGPRARVRNAAVAAATIVAILVAVWLVYSRLDAKGQFDASKWLPFGTANLWSTYVLPGVRGTLTAAFASIALALLLGLFFGVGRLSSNRAISRACATYVELFRAVPVLILMIFTYYLFASYDIFPSRHLALAGVITGLTLYNSAVIAEIIRSGITALPRGQSEAAEALGLRWSQIMRLVLLPQAITSMLPVLVSQLVVVLKDTAIGYQITYVEMVRQGTVIGSSYGNFIPALIVIAVLMAAANFTLSAFATALEKRLRRSSRGPRPLDAEAIEQEGTPAAAVR, encoded by the coding sequence ATGAGCGGCACGTCGAACCTTTTCGACATCCCGGGACCGCGCGCCCGTGTACGCAACGCGGCGGTCGCCGCGGCCACCATCGTCGCAATCTTGGTCGCGGTTTGGCTCGTGTACTCACGACTGGATGCTAAGGGCCAGTTCGACGCGAGCAAGTGGTTGCCATTCGGGACGGCGAACTTGTGGTCGACCTATGTGCTGCCAGGCGTGCGGGGCACTTTAACCGCGGCATTTGCATCAATAGCGCTGGCTCTGTTGCTGGGTTTGTTCTTCGGGGTCGGCCGACTCTCGAGCAACAGAGCAATCAGCCGAGCTTGCGCGACCTACGTCGAATTGTTCAGAGCGGTCCCAGTTCTGATTCTGATGATCTTCACCTACTACCTCTTCGCCTCTTACGACATCTTCCCGTCTCGCCATCTCGCGTTAGCCGGAGTGATCACCGGACTGACGTTGTACAACAGCGCCGTGATCGCCGAGATCATCCGATCCGGCATCACGGCATTGCCCCGCGGACAGTCTGAGGCTGCCGAGGCACTTGGCCTTCGCTGGAGTCAGATCATGCGTTTGGTTCTTCTGCCGCAGGCCATTACGTCGATGCTGCCCGTACTGGTCTCGCAGCTTGTAGTGGTTCTTAAGGACACCGCGATCGGCTATCAGATCACATACGTGGAAATGGTGCGCCAGGGCACCGTCATCGGGTCGTCCTACGGTAACTTCATCCCTGCCCTCATTGTGATCGCCGTATTGATGGCTGCCGCCAATTTCACTTTGTCTGCTTTCGCAACTGCGTTGGAGAAACGCCTACGGCGATCCAGTCGCGGGCCGAGGCCGCTGGATGCCGAGGCAATCGAGCAAGAAGGAACACCCGCCGCGGCAGTCCGTTGA
- a CDS encoding aspartate ammonia-lyase, whose product MIQGKIRVEHDLLGDREIPSDAYWGVHTARAVENFPITGIPVGKYTEFIAALAAVKQAAAITNGALGLLSSEQAGAIVQACEEIRTGKLSDQFPVDVIQGGAGTSTNMNVNEVVCNRALEILGHTKGDHLLLHPADHVNMGQSTNDVYPTALRIAVIDCCEKLDAAMGNLITAFTAKAEAFARILKVGRTQLQDAVPMTLGQEFQGYAVTIGEDRLRLAESIALLHEINLGGTAIGTSLNAPPGYVSSVCANLNLITGRQFTTAADLIEATSDPGAFVQLSGVLKRISVKLSKICNDLRLLSSGPRAGLNEINLPAVQAGSSIMPGKVNPVIPEVVTQVCYAVIGRDLTVTMAAESGQLQLNAFFPVIAYSVLDSVASLTAATNTLTTQCVRGITANIETMASHVHNSIGLATALNPHIGYAAASDIAREALLTGRPVVDITLARGELSEHELRHILSPERLANLVVEPGPNPLDIEAHDGSRLPSELHD is encoded by the coding sequence ATCATTCAAGGCAAGATCCGCGTCGAGCATGATCTACTGGGGGACAGAGAAATTCCCTCCGACGCGTACTGGGGTGTCCACACCGCACGGGCGGTCGAGAACTTCCCGATCACCGGGATACCAGTTGGAAAGTACACCGAGTTCATTGCCGCGCTGGCGGCTGTCAAGCAAGCCGCGGCGATAACCAACGGGGCGCTGGGGCTGCTCTCCTCCGAGCAGGCCGGCGCAATAGTCCAGGCGTGTGAGGAGATTCGCACCGGGAAACTGTCTGATCAGTTCCCGGTGGACGTGATACAGGGGGGCGCGGGCACTTCCACCAATATGAATGTCAATGAGGTCGTCTGCAACCGCGCATTGGAGATCTTGGGCCATACCAAAGGAGATCACCTGCTCCTCCACCCGGCCGACCACGTGAATATGGGCCAGTCCACCAACGACGTGTATCCAACGGCCCTGCGCATCGCAGTCATCGACTGCTGCGAGAAACTCGATGCGGCAATGGGCAACCTGATTACGGCGTTCACGGCGAAAGCCGAGGCCTTCGCCCGCATACTCAAAGTCGGCCGCACGCAACTGCAAGACGCCGTGCCGATGACCCTTGGCCAAGAGTTCCAAGGGTATGCGGTTACCATCGGCGAAGATCGTCTCCGCCTCGCTGAATCCATCGCTCTACTTCACGAGATCAATCTAGGTGGGACCGCGATAGGAACGAGTCTCAACGCCCCCCCGGGCTACGTTTCGTCGGTATGTGCGAACCTGAATCTGATCACGGGCCGACAGTTCACCACGGCGGCGGATCTCATCGAAGCCACGTCCGACCCTGGAGCGTTCGTACAATTGTCCGGGGTGCTGAAGCGCATCTCGGTGAAACTGTCCAAAATCTGCAACGATTTGAGACTGCTATCGTCGGGTCCCCGCGCCGGACTCAATGAAATCAATCTTCCTGCTGTACAGGCAGGATCGAGCATCATGCCGGGTAAGGTGAACCCGGTCATCCCCGAGGTGGTCACTCAGGTCTGTTATGCGGTCATCGGACGGGACCTTACCGTTACGATGGCGGCCGAGAGCGGCCAATTGCAGCTCAACGCGTTTTTCCCGGTGATCGCTTACTCGGTGCTCGACAGCGTCGCCTCTCTTACCGCGGCGACGAACACACTCACCACGCAGTGTGTCCGGGGAATCACCGCCAACATCGAGACGATGGCCAGCCATGTCCACAACTCCATCGGTCTCGCCACAGCTCTCAACCCACACATCGGCTATGCCGCCGCGTCGGACATCGCCCGCGAGGCCCTCCTCACCGGCCGGCCAGTCGTCGACATCACCCTAGCCCGCGGTGAGCTGTCGGAACACGAACTCCGTCACATACTCTCACCCGAGAGATTGGCCAATCTCGTTGTCGAGCCTGGCCCGAATCCGCTCGACATCGAAGCTCACGACGGGAGCCGGCTTCCCAGCGAACTGCACGACTGA
- a CDS encoding methyltransferase → MNPEPLPGEVGAASDGAYTQMVEFIYGYAVSQTIRAFAELRIADHLGGGPVSAQDIASREDASPIFVGRLLRAGTALGLTVAVDDAVYAGTDVLATLRVDHPRSLRAQALSFTSEPMWKAWSQFVPTIRTGSTQAHLALGEDFFTYLGRHPEHGANFSAAMSSATAVWSDNITDVLDTSSVQCAVDVGGATGALLRRLQVANPALKGVVFDQPQVLDMARSETAAEGFPSRTDFFAGDFFDTAPVGDLYLLKFILHDWDDERCIEVLRRCREAMLPGGRVVVIDFVWDATNPSQVAAMSDVSMMLFLTGHERTLDEFDALFAAAGLRRTSVRPTRLPQFVIEAVAI, encoded by the coding sequence ATGAACCCCGAACCACTGCCGGGAGAAGTAGGAGCCGCAAGCGATGGCGCCTACACGCAGATGGTCGAATTCATCTACGGCTACGCGGTCAGTCAGACAATCCGTGCGTTCGCCGAGCTCCGCATCGCCGACCATCTCGGCGGCGGCCCGGTGTCGGCGCAGGACATCGCCAGCCGCGAGGACGCATCCCCGATTTTCGTCGGTCGTCTGCTGCGCGCCGGCACCGCTCTGGGGTTGACCGTGGCGGTCGACGACGCCGTCTACGCGGGCACAGACGTTTTGGCTACGTTGCGTGTGGACCACCCCCGTTCGTTGCGGGCGCAGGCGCTGTCGTTCACGAGTGAGCCCATGTGGAAGGCCTGGTCGCAGTTCGTCCCGACGATTCGAACCGGCAGCACCCAGGCTCACCTAGCACTCGGCGAGGATTTCTTCACCTATCTAGGGCGTCACCCAGAGCACGGCGCGAACTTCAGTGCGGCCATGTCGAGTGCCACCGCGGTGTGGAGTGACAACATCACCGACGTCCTCGACACCAGCTCCGTTCAATGCGCTGTCGACGTGGGTGGCGCCACGGGGGCGTTGCTACGACGATTGCAGGTTGCCAACCCCGCGCTGAAGGGGGTGGTCTTCGATCAGCCACAGGTGCTCGACATGGCGCGTAGCGAGACTGCGGCCGAGGGATTTCCGAGTCGCACCGACTTCTTCGCGGGTGATTTCTTCGACACCGCCCCCGTCGGGGATCTGTATTTGCTGAAGTTCATCTTGCACGATTGGGACGATGAGCGTTGCATCGAGGTACTGCGCCGGTGCCGCGAGGCGATGCTGCCGGGCGGCCGAGTGGTGGTCATTGACTTCGTCTGGGATGCAACCAATCCAAGCCAGGTGGCGGCGATGTCCGACGTGTCGATGATGTTGTTCTTGACTGGCCACGAACGCACGCTCGACGAGTTCGACGCCCTCTTCGCCGCGGCCGGATTGCGCCGAACCTCCGTGCGGCCGACTCGGCTTCCGCAGTTCGTCATCGAGGCTGTCGCGATCTGA
- a CDS encoding protoporphyrinogen oxidase: MSPDFGIIGGGISGLVAAYRLRVAAGPLASITLFEPADRLGGALRTERIADQPFDIGAEAFLARRPEVPRLLAELGMSELAIGSRSAARPTLYSGGRHHRMPVGTVMGIPTQSSSMIGLVDDETVARIDEEPARPMHWITGADPSVAELVGDRFGQQVLTRSVDPLLGGVYAGSAATIGVRSVIPAVAAALDGGAANLTAALKASVPAPAGGDVPMFGAIRGGFELLVDELVRASKVQWVRATATRIDSATGGWEVRHGDGQRSRFDGLVLAVPAPRLSSLIQSIAPITAAAATRIEVASAVVVALALPEGTALPDQSGVLVGSDEPLRTKAITLSSRKWAKTGNVELVRVSFGRFGESAAIGASDADLLEWARHDLATIFGIDARPLDSRIHRWTDALPQYGPNHGDLVAELRSGLPPQIEVAGAYLDGIGVPACASSATKAAQFLTAAVMAT, translated from the coding sequence ATGAGTCCTGACTTCGGCATCATCGGCGGTGGAATCTCCGGTCTGGTCGCCGCCTATCGCCTGCGAGTCGCAGCCGGGCCGCTCGCGTCGATCACCCTGTTCGAGCCCGCCGATCGGCTGGGCGGCGCCTTGCGGACCGAACGAATTGCCGACCAGCCGTTCGATATCGGCGCAGAGGCGTTCCTGGCCCGGCGGCCCGAAGTGCCACGCTTGTTGGCCGAGCTCGGCATGTCCGAGCTGGCGATCGGCAGCAGATCAGCAGCGCGCCCCACGCTGTACAGCGGAGGTAGACACCACCGGATGCCGGTCGGCACGGTGATGGGGATTCCCACGCAATCCTCGTCGATGATCGGGCTGGTCGACGACGAGACCGTCGCGCGAATTGACGAAGAGCCCGCCCGGCCGATGCACTGGATAACGGGTGCGGATCCCAGTGTCGCCGAACTCGTCGGAGACCGATTCGGCCAGCAGGTTCTCACGCGTTCGGTCGACCCACTGCTCGGCGGGGTTTACGCCGGGTCCGCCGCGACGATCGGTGTGCGGTCGGTGATTCCCGCGGTGGCCGCCGCCTTGGACGGCGGCGCCGCCAACCTCACCGCCGCGCTCAAAGCGTCCGTGCCCGCGCCCGCTGGAGGCGATGTCCCGATGTTCGGGGCGATACGGGGTGGCTTCGAACTGCTGGTGGACGAATTGGTCCGCGCCTCGAAGGTGCAGTGGGTGCGCGCGACCGCTACGCGTATCGACTCCGCGACCGGCGGATGGGAGGTGCGGCACGGCGATGGCCAGCGGTCCCGTTTCGACGGCCTCGTCCTGGCTGTTCCCGCGCCGCGCCTGTCCTCGTTGATTCAGTCGATCGCTCCGATTACCGCGGCGGCCGCCACGCGAATCGAGGTCGCCTCCGCGGTGGTCGTTGCGCTGGCGCTGCCGGAGGGCACCGCGCTGCCCGACCAATCCGGCGTCCTGGTGGGCAGTGACGAGCCTCTGCGCACGAAGGCGATCACGTTGTCCTCACGGAAATGGGCCAAGACCGGGAACGTCGAGCTCGTTCGCGTGTCCTTCGGTCGATTCGGCGAGAGCGCGGCGATCGGAGCCAGCGATGCCGATCTGCTCGAATGGGCCAGGCACGATTTGGCGACGATCTTCGGGATCGACGCGAGACCGCTGGACAGTCGTATTCACCGCTGGACCGACGCCCTACCCCAATACGGTCCCAATCATGGCGACCTAGTCGCCGAGTTGCGTAGCGGGCTGCCACCACAGATAGAGGTGGCTGGCGCTTACCTGGACGGCATCGGTGTGCCAGCGTGCGCTTCGTCGGCCACGAAGGCGGCACAGTTCTTGACGGCGGCCGTCATGGCGACGTGA
- the hemE gene encoding uroporphyrinogen decarboxylase: MNSRRALPGSPYLVAAAGGKPTHMPVWFMRQAGRSLPEYRQLRSGGAPMMEVCFDSDSVVEITLQPVRRHGVDAAILFSDITVPLRAAGVDVDIVNEVGPVVQRPVRCRSDVDAMTPPNPLSLTAISDAVHSLTGELGDVPLIGFAGAPFTLATYLIEGGASRHFERTKAMMLGDPDAWSALMWWLAEVTITFLRVQVDAGVDAIQVFDSWSGALSLNDYRRYALPYTTHVFASLSDAGVPMTHFGVGTTQLLSAMSDALGNAAEPVLGVDWRTSMVDAASRARPGTVLQGNLDPVALLAGLPVAEQAVRAVISEGRRAVQAGAAGHIFNLGHGVLPATDPGILTEVVNLVHSL, encoded by the coding sequence ATGAACAGTCGTCGCGCTCTACCTGGTTCGCCGTACCTGGTTGCAGCCGCAGGTGGTAAGCCGACTCATATGCCGGTGTGGTTCATGAGGCAGGCTGGCCGCTCGCTGCCCGAGTATCGGCAGCTCCGTTCCGGCGGGGCCCCCATGATGGAGGTCTGCTTCGACTCGGACTCCGTCGTGGAGATCACCCTCCAACCGGTGCGGCGTCACGGTGTGGACGCCGCGATTCTGTTCTCCGACATCACCGTCCCCTTGCGCGCCGCCGGTGTCGACGTCGACATCGTCAACGAGGTCGGCCCGGTCGTGCAGCGTCCGGTTCGATGCCGTTCCGACGTCGACGCCATGACGCCGCCGAATCCACTGTCACTCACCGCAATCTCCGATGCGGTGCACTCCTTGACCGGGGAGCTCGGCGATGTGCCGCTGATCGGCTTCGCGGGCGCCCCGTTCACTTTGGCGACCTACTTGATCGAGGGCGGAGCCAGCCGCCATTTCGAGCGCACCAAGGCGATGATGCTCGGCGACCCCGACGCGTGGAGCGCGCTCATGTGGTGGCTGGCAGAGGTCACCATCACGTTCCTGAGGGTGCAAGTCGACGCCGGAGTGGACGCGATCCAGGTCTTCGACTCGTGGTCAGGGGCACTGTCGCTCAACGATTATCGCCGATACGCGCTTCCGTACACCACTCATGTTTTCGCCTCCCTGTCCGATGCGGGCGTGCCCATGACCCACTTCGGCGTGGGTACAACCCAACTTCTGAGCGCGATGTCCGACGCGCTCGGCAACGCGGCGGAACCCGTGCTCGGCGTGGATTGGCGAACGTCGATGGTCGACGCGGCATCTCGCGCTCGGCCGGGGACTGTGCTGCAGGGCAATCTCGATCCGGTCGCCTTGCTGGCAGGATTGCCGGTCGCCGAGCAGGCGGTACGGGCGGTCATCTCAGAGGGACGGCGCGCGGTCCAGGCGGGGGCTGCCGGACACATCTTCAACCTCGGCCACGGAGTTCTCCCCGCTACGGATCCGGGAATCCTGACCGAGGTGGTCAACCTCGTTCATTCGCTGTGA
- a CDS encoding CGNR zinc finger domain-containing protein, with amino-acid sequence MNTLRADRHAIRDELTSPAALRDWLVRMTGEAFAAPRPAELVAARRLRDSLRLVAAVSTGDPRGDSTWPTDEVENALSVVNETASWRARTNLVLRAGRVLGDVVFHTSPVSAALGDVAHEAVEFFAGPAAQTLRPCCAPRCVLYFVKTHPRREWCSQTCGNRVRAARHYQRIRPQV; translated from the coding sequence ATGAACACCCTCCGCGCGGATCGACATGCAATCCGGGACGAACTGACATCGCCCGCAGCGCTGCGCGATTGGCTCGTTCGCATGACCGGCGAAGCCTTCGCCGCTCCTCGGCCCGCGGAGTTGGTGGCCGCCCGGCGACTGCGCGACTCGCTGCGACTGGTGGCCGCTGTGTCCACCGGCGATCCTCGCGGCGATTCGACGTGGCCGACCGACGAGGTCGAGAACGCTCTGTCTGTGGTCAACGAGACCGCATCGTGGCGGGCGCGGACGAATCTGGTGCTGCGTGCGGGCCGGGTCCTCGGCGACGTCGTCTTTCACACCTCGCCGGTGAGCGCCGCCCTCGGGGACGTGGCCCACGAGGCGGTCGAGTTCTTCGCCGGACCCGCGGCTCAAACCCTGCGTCCCTGCTGCGCCCCTCGATGCGTGCTCTACTTCGTCAAGACTCACCCCCGCCGGGAATGGTGCTCGCAGACATGCGGCAACAGGGTGCGTGCAGCGCGTCACTATCAGCGCATCCGCCCGCAGGTGTGA
- a CDS encoding carboxymuconolactone decarboxylase family protein — MTHFAPVEPDTATGESADLLTQVKKSLGAVPNMTKGMANSPTLLKSFLALSGAVGSGTLPAAVRERLAISTAQLNGCEYCLSAHTMIGANVAKIDGEELDGARRGESSDAHIAAVLQLSNTIAENAGDVDEADIETALEAGVTEEEIGEVVANLALNVMTNYFNVLARTENEFPVVSL, encoded by the coding sequence ATGACGCACTTCGCACCCGTCGAGCCCGACACCGCCACCGGAGAGTCGGCAGATCTGCTGACACAGGTCAAGAAATCCCTGGGCGCAGTTCCGAACATGACCAAGGGCATGGCCAACAGTCCGACCCTCCTCAAGAGCTTCCTGGCGCTGTCGGGCGCCGTCGGCAGCGGCACCCTGCCCGCTGCGGTCCGGGAACGACTCGCCATCTCCACTGCGCAGCTCAACGGATGCGAATACTGCCTGTCGGCGCACACGATGATCGGTGCGAACGTGGCCAAGATCGATGGCGAGGAACTGGACGGCGCCCGGCGCGGCGAGTCCAGCGATGCGCATATCGCCGCCGTGCTCCAACTCTCCAACACGATCGCCGAGAACGCCGGCGACGTGGACGAAGCGGATATCGAGACGGCACTGGAAGCCGGTGTCACCGAGGAGGAGATAGGCGAGGTCGTCGCCAACCTGGCGCTCAACGTGATGACGAACTACTTCAACGTACTGGCCCGCACCGAGAACGAGTTCCCCGTGGTGTCGCTCTAG
- a CDS encoding haloacid dehalogenase type II, with protein sequence MSQASSPHDERPAGAPSVLVFDVNETLIDIDSLAPQFERIFGDPAVLRTWFGELVMYSMTLTLSGFYADFFDLGQAVLRMLAEIRGVEPTEEERRGLTEAMRTMPAHPDAAPGLERLLADGYRLVTLTNSPHRPNSISPLENAGLSRYFEQQFTVDGAGVYKPSTHLYRRVASTMGTPVAECMMVAAHTWDTIGAQGAGMRGALITRPGNATLPIAGVPGPHVIAPDIVEFASAMRTFDWTSNAF encoded by the coding sequence ATGAGCCAGGCCAGCTCGCCGCACGACGAACGCCCTGCGGGGGCACCGTCGGTGCTGGTGTTCGACGTCAATGAGACGCTCATCGACATCGACTCGTTGGCACCGCAGTTCGAGCGCATCTTTGGAGACCCCGCCGTCCTGCGCACGTGGTTCGGCGAACTGGTGATGTACTCGATGACGTTGACGTTATCGGGCTTTTACGCCGACTTCTTCGACCTGGGCCAGGCCGTCCTGCGGATGTTGGCCGAGATCCGCGGAGTCGAGCCCACCGAGGAGGAACGGCGCGGTCTCACCGAGGCGATGCGCACCATGCCGGCGCATCCCGACGCCGCACCGGGTTTGGAGCGCCTGCTCGCCGACGGTTACCGCCTGGTCACCTTGACGAATTCCCCGCATCGACCGAATTCCATTTCGCCACTGGAGAATGCGGGGCTCAGCCGGTACTTCGAACAGCAGTTCACCGTCGATGGTGCCGGCGTGTACAAGCCGTCGACGCATCTGTACCGTCGCGTCGCGTCCACCATGGGAACTCCGGTTGCGGAATGCATGATGGTCGCTGCGCACACCTGGGACACCATCGGAGCGCAGGGCGCCGGCATGCGCGGTGCGCTGATCACCCGACCGGGGAACGCGACACTCCCGATCGCCGGCGTACCGGGACCACACGTGATCGCGCCGGACATCGTCGAATTCGCGTCTGCGATGCGCACGTTCGACTGGACGAGCAACGCTTTCTGA
- a CDS encoding zinc-binding alcohol dehydrogenase family protein: MRAIVLEKFGGLDSLVYTDIPKPLPRAGEVVIAVKAFGINHAEMHMRRGEWAEAAEVSGIECVGIVDSCPGGEFPVGTRVAALMGGLGRTINGSYAQYTRVSAANVAPIDVDLPWSQLAALPETYATAWTCLFRNLELEAGQTILIRGATSSFGQAAVKMSVAAGARVIATTRSRDHFDMLTAMGALRGEIERPNLAEHLPETKSVDAVLDLVGNSTILDSLDLLRRGGRACLAGWLGGLAPIPDFNPLARMSSGVYLTFFGSFVFGTPGFPLSDVPLRDIAQQVSDGQLDATPAHVWSFDEIKQAHHLMETGQANGKMVVVVVE; this comes from the coding sequence ATGCGGGCCATCGTGCTCGAGAAGTTCGGCGGCCTGGACAGTCTGGTGTACACCGACATCCCTAAGCCGTTACCGAGGGCAGGCGAAGTCGTCATCGCGGTCAAGGCGTTCGGGATCAACCACGCCGAGATGCACATGCGCCGCGGCGAGTGGGCGGAAGCCGCGGAGGTCAGCGGCATCGAATGCGTCGGGATCGTGGATTCGTGCCCCGGTGGCGAGTTCCCCGTGGGAACGCGCGTCGCGGCGCTGATGGGCGGGCTCGGACGGACGATCAACGGAAGCTACGCCCAGTACACCAGGGTGAGCGCCGCCAACGTCGCACCTATCGACGTGGACCTGCCGTGGTCCCAGCTCGCTGCACTGCCGGAGACCTACGCCACGGCGTGGACGTGTCTGTTCCGAAATCTCGAGCTGGAGGCCGGTCAAACCATCCTCATCCGGGGGGCGACGTCGTCCTTCGGACAGGCCGCGGTCAAGATGTCGGTGGCTGCGGGAGCCCGCGTCATCGCCACGACGCGCAGCCGGGATCACTTCGACATGCTCACCGCCATGGGAGCGCTGCGCGGCGAGATCGAGCGGCCGAACCTGGCCGAACACCTCCCGGAGACCAAGTCCGTCGACGCCGTCTTGGATCTGGTCGGCAACAGCACGATACTGGACTCGTTGGACCTGTTGCGGCGAGGCGGCCGCGCCTGCCTGGCCGGATGGCTCGGCGGACTGGCGCCGATACCGGATTTCAATCCACTCGCGCGAATGTCCAGCGGCGTGTACTTGACGTTCTTCGGAAGTTTCGTCTTCGGCACCCCCGGATTCCCGCTGTCGGACGTTCCACTGCGGGACATCGCCCAGCAGGTGAGCGACGGGCAACTCGACGCCACACCCGCCCACGTGTGGTCCTTCGACGAGATCAAGCAAGCCCATCACCTGATGGAGACCGGCCAGGCCAACGGCAAGATGGTGGTGGTGGTGGTGGAGTGA